The DNA segment ACGACCGCGACCTCGTCCGCGCTGGTCAGAAGCGTGACCCAGCGGACCTCGGGCCGCTGGGACAGCCCCGGCTCGTCGGTCTCGTCCGCCCGGATGATCCACCGGTCAGAGATCGCCGCGGCTTTGGCAAGAGCGTCCTCAATGCCCGTGCCCTGAATGCTGGTCGCACAACCGACCAACTCGACGACAACGTGACCGCTGCGAACCTGCACAAAGCAGATCGTCGATTCCTCGGCCTCGGCGGCCGTGCGGGCATACTGCGACGCCCAGGCAGAGCCAAGCACCGGAAGGTGGCCCATGACCAGAAGCTCGATCCCCGCGGCCGCCTCCGACCCGTCGATTGCAGGTGACGGTCCGTCGGTTCGCTGCACTCCTCGGTTGGATCGTCCGCCCACTTCGCCGAGAAACAGGTCGGTCAGCGCGTCGTAAGCCTCCTCGGGCATGTCCCCGATACCCCAGTCGCGCTTCGGCGACACCGCCCCCCCGGGTCCGACTCGGCCGAGAATGTCCAGATCTCCCTCGTTCTTCGGCATCGTCGTGCTCATGCGAGCCTCCGGCCCACCCCCTCGGGTCGTCCTCATCAGTCCCTGCGGATGACGACCACGCTGTTCACGTCGCCGTACGGGTTCGTGACGGAAATCGGGTTGAACGGATCCGCCACCCAGCGCCCGTCGACCACGAGGCGGTACTGAACGGTCCCAGTCCGCAGCGGCAGGCACAGCTCGAACACCCCGAGTTCGCGATTGAGGCGCATCACCGACGCCTCGGCGGACCACCCGTTGAAGTCACCCGCAATGCTGATGACTCGGCCGAGCGTTGCTGGTTGCACAAACCATACCCCCTCGCTATCCATGCTCACGCCCAGCTTGCGGGCAAGCCCTGTGGGGGTCTCGATGTGTGCTTGTTGGGCCGCGCGGTCCGGGGCCGCCGCAGGCTGGGGCGATGCGTGCGATACCGGGATCGACTCCGTGACAGGGCTGTCGCACTTGGCTTCGATAATGACCGATGGCGTTTCGCCAATCTGGATGGTTGGAATCGGTCCGCCCTTCGGGGCGAGCGATCGCTGGCGATCCACTCGCTTCTGGAGCTTCCGTGCCTTGTCCAACACGTCGGCCGAGCGGCTGGAAGCCTCGACTTCGGCTGGGCCCGGTACGCTCTCAGGGGCCGCGACTTCGAATGCCAGCGCCTGCTCCGCCACGCCCGGAACGATGTGCACCGGGATCGGATCCTCGATCGGCGGCGAGATGAGCGGCGCCGCCAGCGTCCCATCACCGATGAGCCATGCTGCGAGCGCGGCGTAGTCCGCAGCGCCGACTGACCCGGGGGCGTACTCGCAGATCGGCTGCCCGAATGAGGCCGCCTCTTTCAGGCCGGGGTCAAGCCTGATGACGCACGGGGCAACCTTTCCCGGAAACCGCCGATGCAACTCCTCAAGCACGTCGCGGGCGAGAACCCCATCCTCGTCATGCATGGTTGCCAGGAGACGATACCTAGGGGATACACCCAGTCTCTTGGCAATCGACTTGATTGTGCTGATCTGCTTCCCAGCGCCCTGCAGCGCAAAGAACCCTGTTTCGACCGGAATGAGCACCTCGTCGGCCGAGACCAGCGCGTTGTATGCCAGCAGGCCGATCGCCGGAGAACAGTCAACAAAGCAGTGTTGGTAGCCGCCGTGGGCGGCAAGGAGCTCCAAGGCGGCCTTCAGTCGGCCTTCGGCCCCTTCCATGCCAGCGAGCGAACCGCGAGGAGCCTCAAGCCCGGCAAGCTTCATCGTGCTCGGCGCCAGGTCGAGATTCCGGCCCACCCGCCACAGGAGCCGCGAAGGATCGATCGCCGTCCGCTTGGCACCGGGCTCACCGGAGGCAGCCAGCATCGCATCGCCAATGGTCAGGTCGATGCGTTGCTCCGGGATCGCCAGCCCGGCGGCGCAGTGCCCCTGGGGATCCATGTCGACGAGCAGTGTCTTGCGACCCTCGGCCGCGAACGCACCGGCAAGATTGATCGCCGTTGTGGTCTTGCCACACCCGCCCTTCTGGTTGATGATCGCGATCGTTCTCACGCGCCGCCCCTGCGTTCTTGGAGGTCCTCCCGTCTGGCCCGAGCCGGCGACCACAGTCACCAACGCGCACCTTCCGCGCCTCGCCCCGAAGTTATCGGGATCTTGCGGTCCGACCCTTGAAACAGGCGGGGCTGTCCATCGGACACCCGAGGCTGTGGACGGCTCATCCGCGAATCGAGTCGATCGCGAACGAGACCGCCTCCGCCGGCGGATCGGTGACGACATGCACCTCCCCGGCACCGTCCGCGATCACGAGTCGGAGCTTGCCCCCCGCCACCTTCTTGTCGTCCAGCATCCGCTCGATCACGCGCGGCGTAGGCGCCAGGCCCATGATCCGGGTTGGCAATCCAACCCCGGATTCCCCCAGCAATGCCTCAAGCCGGGTCCGAAGGCCGGGCCTTACCCTTCCAAGCCGCTCACCGAGCGACGCCGCGGCGAGCAAGCCGAGCCCAACCGCCTCCCCATGGGAGAGCCCAAGGTCGACCTGCGACTCCAGGGCGTGGGCGAAGGTATGGCCAAGATTCAGGCTCATTCGCCCCGGCCCTGCCGCGGCCGACTCCCGCTCGTCCTCCACCACCACGTTGGCCTTGACCTTGACGTTTCGTGCGACGAGCTCCGTCAGGATCCGGCTGTCCCGGCGATGAATCCCCGCGAGGGACGATTCCGTCCATGCGAGCAGACCGGGGTCCCCCCGTGCGGGAGCGAGCAGGCCGTGCTTGACGCACTCAGCGAGCCCGCTTCGAAATGCGCGATCGGGGAGCGAGGCGAGAATGGCGACATCGCACACAATGAGCAGAGGTTGATGGATCACCCCTGCCATGTTCTTTCGCAGCTCCTCCGAGTCGCCGCCATGCCGAGCCCGGACGTTTACGCCGGTCTTGCCGCCGACGCTGGCGTCGACCATCGCGAGCAGCGTCGTCGGTACGTTGATCCACGCGATCCCTCGTCGGTAGATCGCCGCGGCAAAGCCCGCGACATCCCCCAGGATTCCCCCGCCCAGGGCAACCAGGAGGTCAGACCGCTCCAGCCCGGCTGCGACCAGCCCGGCGACGATCCGCTCGACGGTTGGAAACGATTTGGAATGTTCGTTGAGGTTCTCTCCGAGCGCCGTGGGCTTGAGTCCGGCGCGTCGCAGGGAATCGATCACGGCGGCAGAGTGTTCCGCGGGCACCCGCTCGTCATGCACCAGCGCGGACCGGCCCGCGGCCGACAGGAACCGGGCCCGCTCACCCACTTCCTGAACAAGCTCGGAACCGACAACGACGTCGTACGCTCGTTCGCCGAGTTCCACGCGGACAATGGTCCGGTCCGGACGAGCCTGGGCAGCCCGGTCATGCATGCGTTCGCTCACTCGTACCGCATCACCCTGTCGACGGAGTTGTCGGGGTTCATGACCAGCACCGTCGGGCTGTGCTTGGCGTATTGGGCATCGTCGAGCAGCACATAGTGCATCACGATCAGGGGGTCGCCGACCTCGACCAGATGGGCCGCCGCGCCGTTGATCTCAATGGATCGCGAACCAGGCTTGCCCCTGAGGATGTAGGTCTCGAAACGCTCGCCGTTGCGGCAGTTGGCGATCTCGACCGCGTCGCTCGGCCTCATTCCGCTCTGGGCCAGCAGTTCGGGGTCGATGGTGATCGAGCCGACGTAGTCGGGAAGTGCCGCCGTCACCACGGCCCGGTGCAGCTTGCTGTGAAGCACCTTGCGGAGCATTATTCCTCGGCCTCCCGGCCATCATCCCCCCGGCGTCTCTCAGGCTTGCCCAAGCCGGCTCGATCACGGTTTCCCGCGACCTTCGAGCCGTCACCGGCACGCTCCCATGCAACCCGCTCGGCCTCTCCCCACAGCATCTCCAGATCGT comes from the Phycisphaeraceae bacterium genome and includes:
- a CDS encoding 3-dehydroquinate synthase; the encoded protein is MHDRAAQARPDRTIVRVELGERAYDVVVGSELVQEVGERARFLSAAGRSALVHDERVPAEHSAAVIDSLRRAGLKPTALGENLNEHSKSFPTVERIVAGLVAAGLERSDLLVALGGGILGDVAGFAAAIYRRGIAWINVPTTLLAMVDASVGGKTGVNVRARHGGDSEELRKNMAGVIHQPLLIVCDVAILASLPDRAFRSGLAECVKHGLLAPARGDPGLLAWTESSLAGIHRRDSRILTELVARNVKVKANVVVEDERESAAAGPGRMSLNLGHTFAHALESQVDLGLSHGEAVGLGLLAAASLGERLGRVRPGLRTRLEALLGESGVGLPTRIMGLAPTPRVIERMLDDKKVAGGKLRLVIADGAGEVHVVTDPPAEAVSFAIDSIRG
- a CDS encoding AAA family ATPase, producing the protein MRTIAIINQKGGCGKTTTAINLAGAFAAEGRKTLLVDMDPQGHCAAGLAIPEQRIDLTIGDAMLAASGEPGAKRTAIDPSRLLWRVGRNLDLAPSTMKLAGLEAPRGSLAGMEGAEGRLKAALELLAAHGGYQHCFVDCSPAIGLLAYNALVSADEVLIPVETGFFALQGAGKQISTIKSIAKRLGVSPRYRLLATMHDEDGVLARDVLEELHRRFPGKVAPCVIRLDPGLKEAASFGQPICEYAPGSVGAADYAALAAWLIGDGTLAAPLISPPIEDPIPVHIVPGVAEQALAFEVAAPESVPGPAEVEASSRSADVLDKARKLQKRVDRQRSLAPKGGPIPTIQIGETPSVIIEAKCDSPVTESIPVSHASPQPAAAPDRAAQQAHIETPTGLARKLGVSMDSEGVWFVQPATLGRVISIAGDFNGWSAEASVMRLNRELGVFELCLPLRTGTVQYRLVVDGRWVADPFNPISVTNPYGDVNSVVVIRRD
- a CDS encoding aspartate 1-decarboxylase; the protein is MLRKVLHSKLHRAVVTAALPDYVGSITIDPELLAQSGMRPSDAVEIANCRNGERFETYILRGKPGSRSIEINGAAAHLVEVGDPLIVMHYVLLDDAQYAKHSPTVLVMNPDNSVDRVMRYE